A part of Ziziphus jujuba cultivar Dongzao chromosome 8, ASM3175591v1 genomic DNA contains:
- the LOC107414503 gene encoding pectin acetylesterase 9 isoform X1, with amino-acid sequence MVSHSIGGDWRTKEFFAVGEAKMVTNAVVVTVIVALITCGSWRVNADEGRLSVKMTLVGNASAIGAFCLDGSLPAYHLHRGFGAGARNWLLQFEGGGWCNDIKSCAERANTRRGSTRYMSKWEVFSGILSNNASLNPDFYNWNRVKLRYCDGASFAGDSMFYNGTTLLYFRGQKIWEAIIQDLLPKGLGQARKALLSGCSAGGLSSFLHCDSFKTYLPTNASVKCLSDAGFFLDERDISLNHTMRFFYKGLVSLQEVEKNLNKNCTSSLYFPELCIFPQYTLKYITTPFFILNSAYDVFQFHHALVPPSADPRGVWSRCKQDPSKCRPNQINILQGLRRDMLLALGSFFNSSTRGGMFINSCFAHCQSETQNTWFGVDSPRIHNKTIAETVGDWYFSRRLTNKEIDCAYPCGTNCHNLIQ; translated from the exons atggtttcgCATAGCATTGGTGGAGACTGGAGAACAA AGGAATTTTTTGCGGTTGGTGAAGCGAAAATGGTGACGAATGCTGTTGTTGTGACGGTTATTGTGGCTTTGATAACGTGCGGTTCGTGGAGAGTTAACGCAGATGAAGGAAGGCTATCGGTGAAGATGACTCTGGTTGGGAATGCTTCCGCCATTGGAGCTT TTTGCTTGGATGGGAGTTTACCTGCATATCATTTGCACAGAGGATTTGGAGCGGGAGCCAGAAACTGGCTTTTACAGTTCGAG GGAGGTGGGTGGTGCAATGATATTAAATCATGCGCGGAGCGAGCCAATACACGCAGAGGATCGACACGTTACATGAGCAAGTGGGAGGTTTTCTCTGGAATTCTATCCAACAATGCCTCTCTTAATCCAG ATTTTTATAATTGGAACCGCGTCAAGCTTAGGTATTGTGATGGAGCCTCATTTGCAGGGGATTCTATGTTTTACAATGGG ACAACATTGCTCTATTTCAGAGGACAAAAAATTTGGGAAGCAATTATTCAAGACCTCCTACCTAAAGGTTTGGGGCAGGCACGTAAG GCTTTGCTGTCAGGTTGCTCTGCTGGGGGATTATCATCATTTTTGCATTGTGACAGCTTCAAGACGTATTTACCAACAAATGCCAGTGTCAAATGCTTGAGTGATGCAGGGTTTTTTCTTGACGA GAGAGATATAAGCTTGAACCACACAATGAGATTTTTCTATAAAGGTCTAGTTTCTTTACAG GAAGTAGAGAAGAATCTCAATAAGAACTGCACAAGTTCCCTTTATTTTCCCGAACTG TGCATTTTCCCGCAGTACACATTGAAATACATTACGACaccatttttcattttgaacTCAGCGTATGACGTATTCCAA TTCCATCATGCATTGGTGCCACCATCGGCTGATCCACGTGGAGTTTGGAGCCGTTGCAAACAGGACCCTTCAAAATGTAGACCTAACCAGATAAATATATTGCAAG GTTTAAGGCGGGATATGCTTCTTGCTTTGGGATCATTCTTCAATTCCTCAACAAGAGGGGGAATGTTCATAAATTCGTGCTTTGCTCATTGCCAAAGTGAGACACAGAATACATGGTTTGGGGTTGACTCCCCAAGAATACACAATAAG ACCATTGCAGAAACAGTTGGTGATTGGTACTTTAGCAGGAGGCTAACTAATAAGGAGATTGACTGTGCATATCCCTGTGGTACTAATTGTCATAATCTAATACAATAA
- the LOC107414503 gene encoding pectin acetylesterase 9 isoform X2 — MVSHSIGGDWRTKEFFAVGEAKMVTNAVVVTVIVALITCGSWRVNADEGRLSVKMTLVGNASAIGAFCLDGSLPAYHLHRGFGAGARNWLLQFEIFIIGTASSLGIVMEPHLQGILCFTMGGQKIWEAIIQDLLPKGLGQARKALLSGCSAGGLSSFLHCDSFKTYLPTNASVKCLSDAGFFLDERDISLNHTMRFFYKGLVSLQEVEKNLNKNCTSSLYFPELCIFPQYTLKYITTPFFILNSAYDVFQFHHALVPPSADPRGVWSRCKQDPSKCRPNQINILQGLRRDMLLALGSFFNSSTRGGMFINSCFAHCQSETQNTWFGVDSPRIHNKTIAETVGDWYFSRRLTNKEIDCAYPCGTNCHNLIQ, encoded by the exons atggtttcgCATAGCATTGGTGGAGACTGGAGAACAA AGGAATTTTTTGCGGTTGGTGAAGCGAAAATGGTGACGAATGCTGTTGTTGTGACGGTTATTGTGGCTTTGATAACGTGCGGTTCGTGGAGAGTTAACGCAGATGAAGGAAGGCTATCGGTGAAGATGACTCTGGTTGGGAATGCTTCCGCCATTGGAGCTT TTTGCTTGGATGGGAGTTTACCTGCATATCATTTGCACAGAGGATTTGGAGCGGGAGCCAGAAACTGGCTTTTACAGTTCGAG ATTTTTATAATTGGAACCGCGTCAAGCTTAGGTATTGTGATGGAGCCTCATTTGCAGGGGATTCTATGTTTTACAATGGG AGGACAAAAAATTTGGGAAGCAATTATTCAAGACCTCCTACCTAAAGGTTTGGGGCAGGCACGTAAG GCTTTGCTGTCAGGTTGCTCTGCTGGGGGATTATCATCATTTTTGCATTGTGACAGCTTCAAGACGTATTTACCAACAAATGCCAGTGTCAAATGCTTGAGTGATGCAGGGTTTTTTCTTGACGA GAGAGATATAAGCTTGAACCACACAATGAGATTTTTCTATAAAGGTCTAGTTTCTTTACAG GAAGTAGAGAAGAATCTCAATAAGAACTGCACAAGTTCCCTTTATTTTCCCGAACTG TGCATTTTCCCGCAGTACACATTGAAATACATTACGACaccatttttcattttgaacTCAGCGTATGACGTATTCCAA TTCCATCATGCATTGGTGCCACCATCGGCTGATCCACGTGGAGTTTGGAGCCGTTGCAAACAGGACCCTTCAAAATGTAGACCTAACCAGATAAATATATTGCAAG GTTTAAGGCGGGATATGCTTCTTGCTTTGGGATCATTCTTCAATTCCTCAACAAGAGGGGGAATGTTCATAAATTCGTGCTTTGCTCATTGCCAAAGTGAGACACAGAATACATGGTTTGGGGTTGACTCCCCAAGAATACACAATAAG ACCATTGCAGAAACAGTTGGTGATTGGTACTTTAGCAGGAGGCTAACTAATAAGGAGATTGACTGTGCATATCCCTGTGGTACTAATTGTCATAATCTAATACAATAA
- the LOC107414499 gene encoding signal peptide peptidase-like 1 — translation MEPLWKLLYLLEPAPISLIVTAVGVTYGSAFRALNYGKEMERNRDLSEASIMLDRSQALMIPVMSSFSLLLMFYLFSSVSQLLTAFTAIASVSSLFFCLSPYVAYLKAQYGLADPFVSRCCSKSITRIQGLLLLLCSGIVAAWLVSGHWILNNLLGISICIAFVSHVRLPNIKICAMLLVCLFVYDIFWVFFSERFFGANVMVSVATQQASNPVHTVATSLSLPGLQMITKKLELPVKIVFPRNLLGGVIPGGSASDFMMLGLGDMAIPAMLLALVLFFDHQRSRDSVNLLDVHSSKGHKYIWYALPGYAIGLVTALAAGVLTHAPQPALLYLVPSTLGPIIVVSWIRKELGELWDGPTPSLLNDKGRQIEV, via the exons ATGGAGCCTTTGTGGAAGCTTTTGTATTTGCTGGAGCCTGCTCCCATTTCACTAATTGTGACAGCTGTAGGTGTGACATATGGATCTGCATTTCGTGCTCTAAATTATGGAAAAGAAATGGAGCGAAATCGTGATTTATCAGAAGCATCCATTATGTTAGATCGGTCACAAGCACTCATGATTCCTGTAATGAGTTCTTTCAGTTTGCTTTTGATGTTTTACCTATTCTCTTCTGTTTCACAACTTCTCACTGCATTCACAGCCATTGCCTCTGTTTCATCCCTTTTCTTCTGCCTATCTCCTTATGTAGCCTATTTGAAGGCACAGTATGGGCTGGCTGACCCATTTGTGTCGCGGTGCTGTTCAAAGTCCATTACGCGAATCCAAGGactcttattattgttatgttcTGGTATAGTAGCAGCATGGCTCGTTTCTGGGCATTGGATATTAAACAATTTGTTGGGCATCTCTATTTGTATTGCCTTTGTGAGCCATGTGCGTCTTCCAAACATTAAAATCTGTGCAATGCtccttgtttgtttgtttgtataTGACATATTCTGGGTGTTCTTCTCTGAGAGATTTTTTGGGGCAAATGTCATGGTATCAGTTGCAACACAGCAAGCATCAAATCCTGTTCACACTGTTGCTACTAGTTTGAGCCTTCCTGGGTTGCAGATGATAACAAAAAAGCTGGAGTTGCCTGTTAAGATTGTCTTTCCCAGGAACTTGTTGGGTGGAGTAATACCTGGAGGAAGTGCTTCGGATTTCATGATGCTTGGTCTTGGTGACATG GCAATTCCAGCCATGCTTCTAGCCTTAGTCCTCTTTTTCGATCATCAGAGGAGCCGGGATTCAGTAAATCTCTTAGATGTACATTCCTCAAAGGGTCATAAATACATTTGGTATGCTCTCCCTGGATATGCCATTGGACTGGTTACTGCTTTAGCAGCTGGCGTTTTGACTCATGCCCCTCAACCTGCTCTTCTATATCTG GTACCTTCCACTCTAGGGCCAATCATCGTCGTCTCTTGGATAAGGAAGGAGCTAGGAGAGTTATGGGATGGACCAACGCCGAGCCTCCTCAACGATAAGGGGCGACAAATAGAAGTTTAA
- the LOC107414498 gene encoding cleavage and polyadenylation specificity factor subunit 2 isoform X2, producing the protein MGTSVQITPLCGVYNENPLSYLVSIDGFNFLIDCGWNDHFDPSLLQPISRVASTIDAVLLSHPDTLHLGALPYAMKQFALSAPVFSTEPVYRLGLLTMYDQYLSRKQVSEFDLFTLDDIDSAFQNVTRLTYSQNHHLSGKGEGIVISPHVAGHLLGGTVWKITKDGEDVIYAVDFNHRKEKHLNGINQSSFVRPAVLITDAYNALNNQPYRRQKDKEFTDTIKKTLRADGKVLLPVDTAGRVLELIQILESCWVEENLNYPIFFLTYVASSTIDYVKSFLEWMSDSIAKSFEKTRDNAFLLKHVTLLVNKSELDNAPEGPKVVLASMASLEAGFSHDIFVEWATDAKNLVLFTERGQFGTLARMLQADPPPKAVKVTMSKRVPLVGEELIAYEEEQNRIKKEEALKASIIKEEESKASHGADDNTSDPMVIDASSTHPLPDGPHGVGYRDILIDGFVPSSTSVAPMFPFYENTSEWDDFGEVINPDDYVIKDEDMDQAAMHVGGDLDGKLDEGSASLMLDTKPSKVVSNELTVQVKSSLLYMDFEGRSDARSIKSILSHMAPLKLVLVHGTAEATEHLKQHCLKHVCPHVYAPQIEETIDVTSDLCAYKVQLSEKLMSNVLFKKLGDYEIAWVDAEVGKTENDSLSLQPISTAPPPHKSVLVGDLKMANFKQFLADNGVQVEFSGGALRCGEYVTLRKVGDASHKGGGSGTQQIVIEGPLCEEYYKIREYLYSQFYLL; encoded by the exons ATGGGTACTTCAGTGCAGATAACACCGCTGTGCGGTGTGTATAACGAGAACCCATTATCGTATTTGGTCTCAATAGACGGTTTCAACTTCTTAATCGACTGTGGCTGGAATGACCACTTCGATCCCTCTCTCCTTCAACCCATCTCCAG GGTAGCTTCGACGATTGATGCAGTATTGCTATCACACCCAGATACACTTCATCTTGGTGCTCTGCCATATGCAATGAAGCAATTTGCGCTCTCCGCTCCTGTCTTTTCCACAGAGCCCGTTTACAGATTAGGGCTTCTCACTATGTACGATCAATATCTCTCACGGAAG cAAGTTTCAGAGTTTGATCTGTTTACTTTGGATGATATTGATTCTGCTTTCCAAAATGTGACCAGGCTGACCTATtctcaaaatcatcacctatcTG GTAAAGGGGAGGGAATAGTAATTTCTCCACATGTGGCTGGGCATCTTTTGGGAGGTACTGTGTGGAAGATAACTAAGGATGGGGAGGATGTTATATATGCAGTTGACTTCAACCATCGCAAAGAAAA GCATTTGAATGGAATTAATCAATCCTCTTTTGTGCGGCCTGCTGTTCTTATAACAGATGCCTATAATGCTTTAAACAATCAGCCTTATAGACGCCAAAAGGACAAAGAATTCACAG ATACAATAAAGAAAACTCTACGAGCAGATGGAAAGGTGTTACTACCTGTTGATACTGCTGGACGAGTATTGGAACTTATTCAAATTTTGGAATCG TGCTGGGTGGAGGAGAATCTGAACTATCCCATCTTCTTTCTAACATATGTTGCATCTAGCACCATTGATTATGTCAAAAGTTTCCTTGAGTGGATGAGTGATTCTATAGCAAAGTCTTTTGAAAAGACACGTGATAATGCATTTCTTCTGAA GCATGTCACACTTTTAGTTAACAAGAGCGAACTTGACAATGCTCCAGAGGGTCCGAAG GTTGTTTTAGCATCCATGGCTAGTTTGGAAGCAGGTTTTTCCCATGATATATTTGTTGAATGGGCAACTGATGCCAAGAATCTTGTGCTGTTTACCGAAAGAGGCCAG TTTGGCACATTAGCTCGCATGCTTCAGGCAGATCCACCTCCAAAAGCTGTTAAGGTCACCATGTCCAAGAGGGTTCCTTTGGTTGGAGAAGAGCTTATTGCCTATGAAGAAGAGCAAAACCgtataaaaaaggaagaagctCTTAAAGCTAGTATTATCAAAGAGGAGGAATCAAAAGCATCTCACGGTGCTGATGATAACACAAGTGATCCGATGGTTATTGATGCCAGCAGTACTCACCCTCTGCCAGATG GACCACATGGTGTTGGATACCGGGATATACTAATTGATGGATTTGTCCCTTCTTCCACCAGTGTTGCTCCAATGTTTCCCTTTTATGAAAATACTTCTGAGTGGGATGATTTTGGTGAAGTAATAAATCCTGATGATTATGTAATCAAAGATGAAGATATGGACCAAGCAGCAATGCAT GTGGGTGGTGATTTGGATGGAAAGCTTGATGAAGGTTCTGCTAGTTTAATGCTTGACACAAAGCCTTCAAAAGTTGTATCTAATGAATTGACT GTACAAGTCAAGTCTTCATTGCTTTACATGGATTTTGAGGGCCGTTCTGATGCACGGTCCATCAAATCAATTCTTTCCCACATGGCTCCTCTGAAGCTT GTTTTGGTTCATGGAACAGCAGAAGCCACAGAACATTTGAAGCAGCACTGCTTGAAACATGTTTGTCCGCATGTTTATGCTCCCcaaattgaagaaacaattgATGTCACTTCTGATTTGTGTGCTTATAAG GTACAACTGTCTGAGAAGCTAATGAGTAATGTGCTCTTTAAGAAG CTTGGAGATTATGAAATAGCTTGGGTTGATGCTGAGGTTGGAAAGACAGAAAATGACTCGTTGTCTTTACAACCCATCTCAACAGCACCACCACCACATAAATCTGTACTCGTTGGTGATTTAAAAATGGCGAACTTCAAGCAATTTCTTGCTGATAATGGCGTTCAG GTTGAATTTTCTGGTGGGGCTCTGCGATGCGGTGAATACGTGACACTTCGCAAGGTTGGAGATGCAAGCCACAAG GGTGGTGGTTCTGGTACTCAGCAAATTGTCATTGAAGGCCCTTTATGCGAGGAGTATTACAAGATTCGAGAGTATCTGTATTCACAGTTttatttgctttaa
- the LOC107414498 gene encoding cleavage and polyadenylation specificity factor subunit 2 isoform X1, translating to MGTSVQITPLCGVYNENPLSYLVSIDGFNFLIDCGWNDHFDPSLLQPISRVASTIDAVLLSHPDTLHLGALPYAMKQFALSAPVFSTEPVYRLGLLTMYDQYLSRKQVSEFDLFTLDDIDSAFQNVTRLTYSQNHHLSGKGEGIVISPHVAGHLLGGTVWKITKDGEDVIYAVDFNHRKEKHLNGINQSSFVRPAVLITDAYNALNNQPYRRQKDKEFTDTIKKTLRADGKVLLPVDTAGRVLELIQILESCWVEENLNYPIFFLTYVASSTIDYVKSFLEWMSDSIAKSFEKTRDNAFLLKHVTLLVNKSELDNAPEGPKVVLASMASLEAGFSHDIFVEWATDAKNLVLFTERGQFGTLARMLQADPPPKAVKVTMSKRVPLVGEELIAYEEEQNRIKKEEALKASIIKEEESKASHGADDNTSDPMVIDASSTHPLPDVAGPHGVGYRDILIDGFVPSSTSVAPMFPFYENTSEWDDFGEVINPDDYVIKDEDMDQAAMHVGGDLDGKLDEGSASLMLDTKPSKVVSNELTVQVKSSLLYMDFEGRSDARSIKSILSHMAPLKLVLVHGTAEATEHLKQHCLKHVCPHVYAPQIEETIDVTSDLCAYKVQLSEKLMSNVLFKKLGDYEIAWVDAEVGKTENDSLSLQPISTAPPPHKSVLVGDLKMANFKQFLADNGVQVEFSGGALRCGEYVTLRKVGDASHKGGGSGTQQIVIEGPLCEEYYKIREYLYSQFYLL from the exons ATGGGTACTTCAGTGCAGATAACACCGCTGTGCGGTGTGTATAACGAGAACCCATTATCGTATTTGGTCTCAATAGACGGTTTCAACTTCTTAATCGACTGTGGCTGGAATGACCACTTCGATCCCTCTCTCCTTCAACCCATCTCCAG GGTAGCTTCGACGATTGATGCAGTATTGCTATCACACCCAGATACACTTCATCTTGGTGCTCTGCCATATGCAATGAAGCAATTTGCGCTCTCCGCTCCTGTCTTTTCCACAGAGCCCGTTTACAGATTAGGGCTTCTCACTATGTACGATCAATATCTCTCACGGAAG cAAGTTTCAGAGTTTGATCTGTTTACTTTGGATGATATTGATTCTGCTTTCCAAAATGTGACCAGGCTGACCTATtctcaaaatcatcacctatcTG GTAAAGGGGAGGGAATAGTAATTTCTCCACATGTGGCTGGGCATCTTTTGGGAGGTACTGTGTGGAAGATAACTAAGGATGGGGAGGATGTTATATATGCAGTTGACTTCAACCATCGCAAAGAAAA GCATTTGAATGGAATTAATCAATCCTCTTTTGTGCGGCCTGCTGTTCTTATAACAGATGCCTATAATGCTTTAAACAATCAGCCTTATAGACGCCAAAAGGACAAAGAATTCACAG ATACAATAAAGAAAACTCTACGAGCAGATGGAAAGGTGTTACTACCTGTTGATACTGCTGGACGAGTATTGGAACTTATTCAAATTTTGGAATCG TGCTGGGTGGAGGAGAATCTGAACTATCCCATCTTCTTTCTAACATATGTTGCATCTAGCACCATTGATTATGTCAAAAGTTTCCTTGAGTGGATGAGTGATTCTATAGCAAAGTCTTTTGAAAAGACACGTGATAATGCATTTCTTCTGAA GCATGTCACACTTTTAGTTAACAAGAGCGAACTTGACAATGCTCCAGAGGGTCCGAAG GTTGTTTTAGCATCCATGGCTAGTTTGGAAGCAGGTTTTTCCCATGATATATTTGTTGAATGGGCAACTGATGCCAAGAATCTTGTGCTGTTTACCGAAAGAGGCCAG TTTGGCACATTAGCTCGCATGCTTCAGGCAGATCCACCTCCAAAAGCTGTTAAGGTCACCATGTCCAAGAGGGTTCCTTTGGTTGGAGAAGAGCTTATTGCCTATGAAGAAGAGCAAAACCgtataaaaaaggaagaagctCTTAAAGCTAGTATTATCAAAGAGGAGGAATCAAAAGCATCTCACGGTGCTGATGATAACACAAGTGATCCGATGGTTATTGATGCCAGCAGTACTCACCCTCTGCCAGATG TGGCAGGACCACATGGTGTTGGATACCGGGATATACTAATTGATGGATTTGTCCCTTCTTCCACCAGTGTTGCTCCAATGTTTCCCTTTTATGAAAATACTTCTGAGTGGGATGATTTTGGTGAAGTAATAAATCCTGATGATTATGTAATCAAAGATGAAGATATGGACCAAGCAGCAATGCAT GTGGGTGGTGATTTGGATGGAAAGCTTGATGAAGGTTCTGCTAGTTTAATGCTTGACACAAAGCCTTCAAAAGTTGTATCTAATGAATTGACT GTACAAGTCAAGTCTTCATTGCTTTACATGGATTTTGAGGGCCGTTCTGATGCACGGTCCATCAAATCAATTCTTTCCCACATGGCTCCTCTGAAGCTT GTTTTGGTTCATGGAACAGCAGAAGCCACAGAACATTTGAAGCAGCACTGCTTGAAACATGTTTGTCCGCATGTTTATGCTCCCcaaattgaagaaacaattgATGTCACTTCTGATTTGTGTGCTTATAAG GTACAACTGTCTGAGAAGCTAATGAGTAATGTGCTCTTTAAGAAG CTTGGAGATTATGAAATAGCTTGGGTTGATGCTGAGGTTGGAAAGACAGAAAATGACTCGTTGTCTTTACAACCCATCTCAACAGCACCACCACCACATAAATCTGTACTCGTTGGTGATTTAAAAATGGCGAACTTCAAGCAATTTCTTGCTGATAATGGCGTTCAG GTTGAATTTTCTGGTGGGGCTCTGCGATGCGGTGAATACGTGACACTTCGCAAGGTTGGAGATGCAAGCCACAAG GGTGGTGGTTCTGGTACTCAGCAAATTGTCATTGAAGGCCCTTTATGCGAGGAGTATTACAAGATTCGAGAGTATCTGTATTCACAGTTttatttgctttaa